GCAGCGTGGGCACCTCGAAGGTCTTGGAGAACAGGACGGTGGCGGAGCCGCCGCGCACCCCCAGGTGCTGGATCGGGGCGGCCTTCGGGTCCGTGCCGTTGACATCGGTCAGCCCGTCGTAGGGGATCGGGATCCGGAAGGGGCCGCTGACGATGCCGCCGTCCTCGAAGATGATCGCCTGGGTGCCGTTGGTCCAGGTATGCCTCCAGCGGAACTTGGGCCCGCTGAAGGCGATCGCGGCGGCGTCGATGCCTCGGGTGAACTGCTTGGGCAGGAACGGCCACTTCTTCTTGATCGGTGCCGGCCCCTCGACGAGCCCGCGGTCGGTGAAGATGGCGTACTGGTCGCCGATCAACGCCAGGTGCTTCCACAGGTTGCGCTCCTTCACCGTGGTCACCGCGTCGAAGGCGCGCAAAGCCGGGACGGGCGGGGGCTCGCGCAGCGCCGCGGCCGGTGAGACCGCCGCCGTCGCGGACGGGGGTGCGGTGGCCGCCCCCAGGGCGATCACGGCGACCATCAAGGCGAGTAACCGCCACAACCGCGGCGGGACATCCGACTGCATCGTGCGCACCTTCCCACTCCCATCACCGGCCGACGCATGTTCAGGTTGGTCAGGAACGGTTCGTACGAGAGCGGGAAGCGGATGAACCCGAGCCCTCGGGCGTCGTACGAGCGCCGAGCGGATGATCAGTCCGATGGGACGCGCCGCGCTACACTCGGCACCGACGGCGGCCTTGGGCGGCGACTGCCGGGCCGGATGCGGATCGAGCGGCGGAGACGTGGGGCGCGGCATGGTGACCATGGAGGACGTTGCCCGGCTGGCCGGGGTGTCGAAGATGACCGTCTCCAACGTCGTCAACAACCGTGACGGGGTCAGCGACCTGGTCCGCAGGCGGGTGCTGGAGGCGATCCAGCAGTCGGGCTACCGTGTGAACCTCTCCGCCCGCACCCTGAAGTCCGGGCGGACCGGCGTCCTCGGCCTGGCGGTGCCCGAGATCGACCTGCCGTACTTCAGCCACCTGGCCACCCTCGTCATCGACGCGGCCAGGCGCCGGGGCTACCACGTCGCCCTGGAGCGCACCGGCGCGGTGGAGGCCGGTGAGGCCGACGCGCTCGCACACTCGCGCATCCTGCAGTTCGACGGCCTGATCCTCAGCGCCGTCGCCCTGGGCGGGCTGGACGAGCGGCTGACAGAAGCGGGCCATCCCATCGTCATGCTCGGCGAGCAGGACTTCGGCGGCCGTTTCGACCACGTCGCCATGCCGAACGAGGACGGCGTCAAGGCCGCGGCCATGCACCTGGCCGACCAGGGGTGCCGCCGGATCGGGTTCGTCTCGGGCGCGCCCCGCGACGGCGTGAACGTGATCACCCGCCGCTACCACGGCTACCTCGCCGGGCTGGCCGAGCGCGGCCTGGCCGCCGACCCGCCCCTGCTCTTCCCGCTGGACGACATGACCATGGAGGCCGGCCGCGACGCCGCCTACCGCCTGGTGGACTCGGGGCTGGAGGTGGACGGGCTGGTGGCGGTGACCGACACAGTCGCCGCGGGCGTGCTGCGCGGCCTGGCCGACCGTGGGCTGCGGGTGCCCGGCGACGTGCGCCTCATCGGGTTCGACGACGTCCCGCAGTCGCGGTTCCTCGTGCCGTCGTTGTCGAGCGTGGCGCCGGACCACCGGTGGATGGCGGAGCAGGCCGTCGAGCTGGTGGTGCAGCGCATCCACGCGCCGCTGCGCCCGACCGGGCAGTACGTCGCCCCCTTCGAGCTGATGATCCGCGAGTCGACCCGCTGACCGAAGGACCGGCGCGTTCGCCCGTCCCTCCTGACGGTCGCTCTATTGGCGTTGACACTCATGCACGGCTACCGCCACGTTCCGCGCGCCGACGCCACCTTCCGCCTGGCCCCGTTACCACGCCACCTCTCCTCTGCGGTGGACAGGACGGCTGAGGACCACCGCGAGGCTGCGCGTGTCGCTCGCCGCACAGCTTCCTCGTCCGTTATGCGATTGACGGAGTGAGTGCTCACTCCGTACCGTGCCGGGTATGACGAACCCAGAGAGCCGGCGTCGTGCGCCGGCGATGAGCCCGGAGCAGCGCCGCGAGATGATCGTGCGCGCCGCCCTCCCGCTGGTGGTCGAGTACGGCACGTCCGTAACCACCGCCCAGATCGCCCGTGCCGCTGGTATCGGTGAAGGGACGATCTTCCGCGCGTTCGGCGACAAGGACACCTTGCTGGCCGCCTGCATGGCCGAGGCGGCGCGTCCCGACGACACGCTGGCCCACGTGGCCTCGATCTCCCTGGACCTGCCGCTGGCGGAGCGGCTGGAGGAGGCGGCCGACGCGTTGCGCGGCTACCTCGCCAGGATGGGCGCGGTCGCCGGCGCCCTGGCCGCCTCCGGCGGGCTGCGCCGCGAGCCCGGCCTCTTCCCCAGCCGTCCCCCCGGCCCGGACGAGGACTCCACAGGCGCGAGCAGCACGCCGGGTGAGGGCTCGGACCGCAGCGGAGGTGGGCCGCGGTCGCCTGTCTCGGGCAGGGAAGCCTCGATGGCCGCCACCCGCGAGGCGCTGACGGGCCTCTTCGAGCCGGAACGCGACCACCTCAGAGCCACCCCCGAACGGCTCGCGGAAGCCTTCGCCTTCATGACCATGGCCGTGGGCAGGGGCAGCCCCTCCCCGCTCACCTCGGCCGACCTGGTGGACCTCTTCCTGAACGGCGCCCTCCTCAGAGAGGGCGAGGCCGGATGACGACGCCGGACCTCTACGCCGACCTGCCTCCCGGCAGCCGCAGGCCCGTCACCTTCGCCCTGCTCGCCTGCGCCTTCCTCGGCATGCTCGACGGCACCGTCGTCGGCACGGCCCTGCCGCGCATCGTCGAGCAGGTCGGCGGCTCGCGCGCCTGGTACGTGTGGCTGGTCACCGCGATGCCGTTCCTGATCGCCGGCCGCGCGTTACAGGGGGTGGGCGCGGGCGCGCTGCTCACCGGCGGCTTCCTCTTCCAGCTCGCGGCCCTGCCCGCGGGTGTCCTCCTGCCGCTCTACCTGCAGCAGGTACGCGGCCACTCCGCCACCGTCTCCGGCCTCCTCCTGCTCCCGCTCCTGGTGGGGATGGTCGTGGGCAACCGGGTGACGGCCGCCCTCATCCTCCGCTCCGGGCGCGCGAAGCCGGTGCTGCTCGCGGGGGCAGGGCTGCTCGCGGCCGGGTCCGCGGCGTTCTTCACGCTCGGCCAGGACACCTCGGCGGCCCTGACCGGCGCGTGGCTGCTGCTGATCGGCCTCGGCACCGGCCCCGCCATGGGCGGCCTGACCATCGCCACCCAGAACAGCGTCCCCCGCGCCGACCTGGGCACCGCCACGGCAGGCTCGATGCTGACCAAGCAGCTCGGCGGCTCGTTCGGCCTGACCTGCGCGCAGTCGCCGATCGGCGGCACGCGCATCACGGCGGCTGGCGTGGGGGGCACGATCGGCCGGCTGGGGACGGTGGCCGGCCTGCTCGCCCTCGCCGCCCTCCTCGCGATGCGCGAGACCACCGTCCCCAGCCCCGCTCTCTCCCGCTGAAAGCCCGGGCTGCTACACGCGGTCGGCGGGTTCGGGCAGGCGCGCGGCCCAGTCAGCGAGGCGGCTCAGGAACGTCGTGGCCGTGGATGGCCGGGCGTCCTCGGCGAAGAGCACGGCCGCGTGGAAGGCGTGCGGCATGCCCTCGTACACATCGAGGTCCACCCGCACCCCCGCAGCCGAGGCGGCTTCGGCGAAGCGGTGGGTGTCCCGCAGGAGGACCTCGTCGCCGCCGACGGCGAGCAGGAGGGGCGGGAGTCCGCGCGGGTCGCCGTAGATCGGCGACTGGGGCGCCCGGTCCGGGCGGGCTCCGGCGAGGTACTGGTCGGCGACCGGCCCCATGATGGCCGGGTCGATCGAATCCCGCCCGCCATCCGTCGCGGCGACCGGCTTCGGGGCCAGGTCGGTGACCGGCGAGACGGGCACGGCTCCGCCCGGCATGGGGTCCCCGGCCTCGGCGAGCATCAGGAGCGCCGACAGGATCAGCGTCCCGCCCGCCGACTCGCCGACGAGCAGGATCCGTCCGGCGGGCACGCCCTGACGGAGCAGGCTCCGGTAGACGGCCAGCACGTCCTCGACCGCCGCCGGGTACGGGTGGGCGGGCGCGAGCCGGTAGTCCACGGCGAAGGCCGGGCGGCCGGTGGCCCGGGACAGGCGGTGGGCCATGATGCGCTCCATCGGCGGGTTGCTGAAGGAGAAGCCGCCGCCGTGGACGTAGACCGTGACACCCGCCTCGGCTGAGGCGCGGTCAGCGGTGACCCAGGTGCCGGGGACGCCGCCGGTCTCCGGCAGCACCGCGGTGAGGTCGGCGTCGCCGTCGAGGACGGGCGGGTCGGAGAAGACCTGGCCCATCCGTGCGCGTACGGCCGCCGCCTCCTCCAGGGAGGCGGGCAGGTGGGTGATGGAAGGCAACAAGGAAGTCCTTTCTGCCCGGACGATGCGCCGGGGCATGCGTGAGAGCCCGCGCCCGGGGCGCGGTTGAAGAGCAGTGGGAACGAGCGCGCGTCAACGCCCTTCGACCGGCAGGCGAGCGGCCCGCGACCCTGCGGGCACAGCGAAGCCGGCCTTCACGAGGCCGTCGAGACGGGAAGGATGACGCGCGGGAGGCGCGATGAGATCAGGCGCGACCTGTGACGTGTGTGTCCACGGCGATCATCTCCCTGCATCAGGTGCCGCCTGCCCGCCGCCGTCCGCACCGGCCGGCGTCACGCGGCACGCCGCCTATCAAAAACGGCGTGCCGCCCGGTTGTCAAGGCACGCGCCACCCGGCCGTCCCGCTATGCTGGCCAGCCAATCCGATGCGGCCATATCGGGAAGGTGGTGCACGTGGCCGAGCGACGTACCCGCGGGCCAGGGGCGCACCATGAGGAGCGCCGCAACCAGATCGCCGACGCCGTGCTCGCCGTCGTCGCCGACCGCGGCCTGGCGGCCGTGTCGCTGACCGAGGTGGCCGCACGGGCCGGGATCTCGCCCGGCCGCGTGCAGCACTACTTCCCCGCCAAGCGGCAGCTCATCGAGGCCGCCTTCGAGCGCGGCAACGCCCTCGGCGGCGCCCGCGTCAGGGAGCGGGTGGGCCGCGACCTGGACGCCGCCGAGCCGCGCCTGGTGCTCACCGTGGTGCTCACCGAGCTGATCCCGTACGACGCCACGACGCGGGCCCACATGCGCGTACGGCAGTCCTTCCACGCCTTCGCCTTCGCCGACGAGGAGATCGCGGCCCGGCTGCGCGTCCTGTACGCGCAGTTCCACCGCCGGCTGAGCGACCTCGTCGGCGCCGACCAGCGGGCCGGACGCCTCCCCGCCGGCCTGGACGCGCACCGGGCGGCGGTGACCCTGGTGGCCCTGGCCGAAGGGCTCGCCGCGAACGTCCTCATCGACGTCACCCCCGCCGCCACCGCCCGCGAGAGCGTGCTGGCCGCCATCGCCGGGCTCTACGACGGGCGGGATCCGTACGGGATCGTGCCGGGGAGCCCGGCGCAGCGGTGACGCTCAGGCGGGCGCGGCCGGGCCGGTCCGGCTGAAGTGGAAGGGGCAGGTCGTGCCGCCCGTGCCGATGGTGGTGGGGCGCTCGAAGCGGAAGCCGTGCCGGCCGGGCTCGATCGCCTCGATCCAGTTGCCGTCGAACGCGCACATGACCGGGGTCAGCTCCGGCGCGCCGCCGGCCACCAGGACGTCGTGGTAGAAGCACCGGTGCACGTCGAGGTGATAGCGCTCGTCGTCGTCGACCGGCCGGGCGAAGACGAACCCCGTACCGAACGCGTGCTCCTCACGTGACTTGCTCAGCTCCACCATGGCGCGGAAGGGATCGGGGGCGTGGTCGAGCATGGCCCGGGTGCCTTCCTTCATGGTGGCGGCGAGCGGTTCGAGGAACGCCGCGCCTACGACGGCGGTGGCCGTCTGCTCGCCCAGCTCGGGACGGAGGAGCGCGTGGGCGGCGGCCAGGGCCAGGGTGAGGCGCAGGTTGTGGCGGGCGGGCTCGTCGACGACCATGGACTGGTTCGCCGCCTCCAGCTCGCGCTGCCGTGCTCGCATGGAGGTCGTGAGCCGCGCGGGGAGCCCGTGCTCGGGCAGGGTGGCGGCGAGATGGTCGTAGAACGCGTCGAGAAGCAGCGTCGTGTCCCGATCCGGGTCGGGCACGTACGCGCCTTCGGCGAGCCTGAAGTGGTCGGCCGCGCCTTCGGCGAGCCTGAAGTGGTCGGCGGACATGAGCAGCGGTCCTTTCGTGTACGGCTCGACGCGTACACGACCGCGGCCCCACTGGAGGCACGCCTGGCCGTGCCCGCAGCCGAGCGAGCACGCCAGCGCACTCCACCGACCGACCAGGCGCTGACAAGTTGTCGCGGCGAGTGTGCCACGCCTTGGACGATCATGTCCACCCGGCCAGGACCTCGGAGCGGGGCGTACGTAACATGGGTGAGGCCCGGCGCCGGTCGGGAGCGGCGGCATCGCGGTGCCGGAGAGGGCGGACATGACGGGGGCGTGGGGCTGGGACCTGCTGATCGGCGTCGCGGTCGCGCTGCTGGTCGCCTGGCTGGCGCTGCTCGTGACGCTGGCGGTCGTCCGGCCTTCCGGGAGCCTGTTGCGCGAGGCGCTGCGGCTGCTGCCCGACGTGCTGCGCCTGGTGCGCCGCCTGGCCGCCGACCCGGAGCTGCCGCGCGGCGTGCGGGTGCGGCTGGCGCTGCTGCTGGCCTACCTGGCCCTGCCTGTGGACCTGGTGCCCGATTTCATCCCCGTCCTCGGGTACGCCGACGACGCGATCATCGTCACCGCGGTGCTGCGTTCGGTGGTGCGCAGGGCCGGGCTCCAGGCGGTCCGCCGGCACTGGCCGGGCACCGACGACGGCTTCGCCGCGCTGGTCAGGCTGACCGGGCTCGC
The nucleotide sequence above comes from Nonomuraea gerenzanensis. Encoded proteins:
- a CDS encoding LacI family DNA-binding transcriptional regulator, translating into MEDVARLAGVSKMTVSNVVNNRDGVSDLVRRRVLEAIQQSGYRVNLSARTLKSGRTGVLGLAVPEIDLPYFSHLATLVIDAARRRGYHVALERTGAVEAGEADALAHSRILQFDGLILSAVALGGLDERLTEAGHPIVMLGEQDFGGRFDHVAMPNEDGVKAAAMHLADQGCRRIGFVSGAPRDGVNVITRRYHGYLAGLAERGLAADPPLLFPLDDMTMEAGRDAAYRLVDSGLEVDGLVAVTDTVAAGVLRGLADRGLRVPGDVRLIGFDDVPQSRFLVPSLSSVAPDHRWMAEQAVELVVQRIHAPLRPTGQYVAPFELMIRESTR
- a CDS encoding TetR/AcrR family transcriptional regulator codes for the protein MTNPESRRRAPAMSPEQRREMIVRAALPLVVEYGTSVTTAQIARAAGIGEGTIFRAFGDKDTLLAACMAEAARPDDTLAHVASISLDLPLAERLEEAADALRGYLARMGAVAGALAASGGLRREPGLFPSRPPGPDEDSTGASSTPGEGSDRSGGGPRSPVSGREASMAATREALTGLFEPERDHLRATPERLAEAFAFMTMAVGRGSPSPLTSADLVDLFLNGALLREGEAG
- a CDS encoding MFS transporter, whose translation is MTTPDLYADLPPGSRRPVTFALLACAFLGMLDGTVVGTALPRIVEQVGGSRAWYVWLVTAMPFLIAGRALQGVGAGALLTGGFLFQLAALPAGVLLPLYLQQVRGHSATVSGLLLLPLLVGMVVGNRVTAALILRSGRAKPVLLAGAGLLAAGSAAFFTLGQDTSAALTGAWLLLIGLGTGPAMGGLTIATQNSVPRADLGTATAGSMLTKQLGGSFGLTCAQSPIGGTRITAAGVGGTIGRLGTVAGLLALAALLAMRETTVPSPALSR
- a CDS encoding alpha/beta hydrolase, with protein sequence MPSITHLPASLEEAAAVRARMGQVFSDPPVLDGDADLTAVLPETGGVPGTWVTADRASAEAGVTVYVHGGGFSFSNPPMERIMAHRLSRATGRPAFAVDYRLAPAHPYPAAVEDVLAVYRSLLRQGVPAGRILLVGESAGGTLILSALLMLAEAGDPMPGGAVPVSPVTDLAPKPVAATDGGRDSIDPAIMGPVADQYLAGARPDRAPQSPIYGDPRGLPPLLLAVGGDEVLLRDTHRFAEAASAAGVRVDLDVYEGMPHAFHAAVLFAEDARPSTATTFLSRLADWAARLPEPADRV
- a CDS encoding TetR/AcrR family transcriptional regulator; this encodes MAERRTRGPGAHHEERRNQIADAVLAVVADRGLAAVSLTEVAARAGISPGRVQHYFPAKRQLIEAAFERGNALGGARVRERVGRDLDAAEPRLVLTVVLTELIPYDATTRAHMRVRQSFHAFAFADEEIAARLRVLYAQFHRRLSDLVGADQRAGRLPAGLDAHRAAVTLVALAEGLAANVLIDVTPAATARESVLAAIAGLYDGRDPYGIVPGSPAQR
- a CDS encoding L-2-amino-thiazoline-4-carboxylic acid hydrolase, which codes for MSADHFRLAEGAADHFRLAEGAYVPDPDRDTTLLLDAFYDHLAATLPEHGLPARLTTSMRARQRELEAANQSMVVDEPARHNLRLTLALAAAHALLRPELGEQTATAVVGAAFLEPLAATMKEGTRAMLDHAPDPFRAMVELSKSREEHAFGTGFVFARPVDDDERYHLDVHRCFYHDVLVAGGAPELTPVMCAFDGNWIEAIEPGRHGFRFERPTTIGTGGTTCPFHFSRTGPAAPA
- a CDS encoding YkvA family protein, which gives rise to MTGAWGWDLLIGVAVALLVAWLALLVTLAVVRPSGSLLREALRLLPDVLRLVRRLAADPELPRGVRVRLALLLAYLALPVDLVPDFIPVLGYADDAIIVTAVLRSVVRRAGLQAVRRHWPGTDDGFAALVRLTGLATKTGQGE